A portion of the Eubacterium maltosivorans genome contains these proteins:
- the rph gene encoding ribonuclease PH produces the protein MNRIDGRSNDGLRPVSITRHFTRNAQGAVLIEVGNTKVICTAMVEDKVPPFLRGEKKGWVTAEYEMLPSSTGSRKGRDRSRGKIDGRTVEIQRLIGRSLRSVIDMEKLGERTIWIDCDVIQADGGTRTASITGAFVALYDAVTWLMEEEVIDEWPINGYVAATSVGINQNEPIMDLCYEEDSTAEVDMNIVMTDKGEIVEIQGTGEERPFTRDEFQKLMALGEDGVYKLINIQKEALGTL, from the coding sequence TTGAATCGAATTGACGGAAGAAGTAACGACGGCCTGAGGCCGGTGAGCATCACCCGGCATTTTACCAGAAACGCCCAGGGCGCGGTACTCATCGAGGTGGGAAATACCAAGGTTATCTGTACTGCCATGGTGGAGGATAAGGTACCGCCCTTTTTAAGAGGTGAAAAAAAAGGATGGGTCACCGCCGAATATGAAATGCTCCCAAGCTCCACAGGTTCTCGTAAGGGAAGAGACCGCAGCCGCGGCAAAATTGACGGCAGAACCGTTGAAATCCAGCGCTTAATTGGCAGAAGCCTGCGTTCTGTGATTGATATGGAGAAGCTTGGGGAACGGACAATATGGATTGATTGTGATGTGATCCAGGCCGACGGCGGCACCCGTACCGCGTCCATTACCGGTGCCTTTGTGGCTCTGTATGACGCAGTCACATGGCTCATGGAGGAAGAGGTCATTGATGAGTGGCCAATTAACGGATATGTGGCCGCCACCAGTGTCGGTATCAACCAGAACGAGCCCATTATGGATCTCTGCTATGAGGAGGATTCTACTGCAGAGGTCGATATGAACATTGTCATGACTGATAAAGGCGAGATCGTGGAGATCCAGGGAACTGGGGAGGAACGCCCCTTTACCCGGGATGAATTCCAGAAGCTCATGGCATTGGGAGAAGACGGCGTGTATAAACTGATTAACATTCAAAAAGAGGCGCTGGGAACACTTTAA
- a CDS encoding XTP/dITP diphosphatase — protein sequence MKTIVLATGNKDKAREIKAMLDHKFEVKTMKDMGIDIEIIEDGDTFEDNALIKVRAIQPFVKDSEMIIMGDDSGLSVDALDGAPGIYSARYAGEDVTYRDNNEKLLKAMKDVPEEKRGAEFVSAIAMILPDGQELTVRGTVRGRIAFDFMGEEGFGYDPLFIVEETGKSYAQMAPEEKNDISHRARAVARAKQILEKYQ from the coding sequence ATGAAAACCATCGTGCTTGCAACCGGAAATAAAGACAAGGCCCGGGAAATCAAGGCCATGCTGGATCATAAATTTGAAGTAAAGACCATGAAGGACATGGGCATTGACATTGAGATCATTGAGGACGGCGACACCTTTGAGGACAATGCCCTGATTAAGGTGAGGGCTATTCAGCCTTTTGTGAAGGATTCTGAAATGATCATTATGGGGGATGACTCTGGTCTGTCGGTGGACGCATTGGACGGCGCACCAGGAATCTATTCCGCCCGCTACGCAGGGGAGGATGTGACCTACCGCGATAACAATGAAAAGCTTTTAAAGGCCATGAAGGATGTGCCTGAGGAAAAACGCGGTGCCGAATTTGTCAGTGCGATCGCCATGATTTTACCGGACGGCCAGGAGCTGACCGTCAGAGGGACCGTTAGAGGCAGGATCGCCTTTGATTTTATGGGTGAAGAGGGCTTTGGTTACGACCCGCTTTTTATCGTGGAAGAGACAGGCAAAAGCTACGCGCAGATGGCACCAGAGGAAAAGAATGATATCAGCCACCGTGCCAGAGCTGTGGCGCGCGCAAAACAGATTTTAGAGAAATACCAGTAG
- a CDS encoding metallophosphoesterase family protein: MRIGLVSDSHGNLGDLERAVSQMGKVEAIFHMGDYVDDALQIKHWTSVPVFAAKGNMDVYSQKGHLFIKTELGGKVILACHGHTLHVKNEYSTLRYKALEENADIVLFGHTHIPMIDQDDCLLMINPGSVALPHFGGEKTFGILTIEDGGADGEIIPLMPE, translated from the coding sequence ATGCGGATCGGATTAGTCAGTGACAGCCACGGCAATCTGGGCGACCTGGAACGCGCGGTCAGCCAGATGGGCAAGGTGGAGGCGATTTTTCATATGGGCGATTATGTGGACGACGCCCTGCAGATCAAACATTGGACATCGGTGCCGGTGTTTGCAGCCAAGGGCAATATGGATGTCTATTCCCAGAAGGGACATCTTTTTATCAAGACCGAGCTGGGCGGCAAGGTGATCCTGGCCTGTCACGGCCACACGCTCCATGTCAAAAATGAGTACAGCACCCTGCGCTATAAAGCACTGGAGGAAAACGCGGATATTGTGCTTTTCGGCCACACACATATCCCGATGATCGACCAGGACGACTGCCTTTTAATGATAAATCCCGGCAGTGTAGCCCTTCCTCATTTTGGCGGAGAAAAAACCTTTGGTATTTTGACCATTGAAGATGGAGGTGCAGACGGCGAGATTATTCCACTTATGCCAGAGTGA
- a CDS encoding ATP-binding protein yields MIRKIIKIDKEKCNGCGLCVDACHEGAIGLVDGVATLLRDDYCDGLGDCLPVCPEDAIHFEEREAVAYDEAAVQAKMETEKVQPKTLACGCPGTTSRKIDRHAKSEPGNHSTTPAQSRLNQWPVQIKLAPPKAPYFDNADLLIAADCTAYAYGDFHNEFIKNRITLIGCPKLDDVDYADKLTDILANNDIRSLTVVRMEVPCCGGIVNAVKAALKSSGKIIPWSVTTVSTDGKILNI; encoded by the coding sequence GTGATACGTAAAATCATTAAAATTGATAAAGAAAAATGTAACGGCTGCGGTCTGTGTGTCGACGCCTGTCACGAAGGGGCCATCGGTCTGGTCGACGGTGTCGCCACGCTGTTAAGGGACGATTACTGCGACGGTCTAGGAGATTGCCTGCCAGTGTGTCCTGAGGACGCTATCCACTTTGAGGAGCGGGAGGCGGTCGCTTATGATGAAGCTGCTGTACAGGCTAAAATGGAAACTGAAAAGGTCCAGCCCAAAACGCTGGCCTGCGGCTGTCCGGGAACGACCTCGCGTAAAATTGATCGCCACGCAAAATCAGAGCCTGGAAACCACAGTACCACCCCTGCCCAGTCCCGCTTAAACCAGTGGCCTGTGCAAATTAAGCTGGCGCCACCAAAGGCTCCATATTTTGACAATGCAGATCTGCTCATCGCTGCCGACTGCACAGCCTACGCCTATGGTGATTTTCACAATGAATTCATTAAAAACCGGATCACCCTTATCGGCTGTCCAAAGCTTGACGATGTGGACTATGCAGATAAGCTGACCGATATTCTGGCGAATAACGATATCCGTTCGCTGACAGTTGTAAGAATGGAAGTGCCCTGCTGCGGAGGCATTGTCAATGCTGTTAAAGCCGCTTTAAAAAGCAGCGGGAAGATTATTCCCTGGTCGGTCACAACGGTATCGACCGATGGTAAAATTTTAAATATTTAA
- a CDS encoding nitroreductase family protein, with amino-acid sequence MSKDFYSAILNRRSFYAISKKSPISDNKIEEVIGHAIKHTPSAFNSQSSKVVLLFGEQHDKLWDIVMETLRKKVPANKFQPTEDKVNSFKAGHGTVLYFIDDTVTDSLVEQFPLYADNFPVWAEQANGMLQFSVWNSLEIEGLGANLQHYNPLIDEAVKKEWKLPDAWRLRAQMPFGEPTAMPGDKDFQPLSERLKVFY; translated from the coding sequence ATGTCAAAAGATTTTTACAGCGCGATTTTAAACCGCCGCAGTTTCTATGCCATCAGCAAAAAAAGCCCCATCTCCGACAATAAAATCGAGGAAGTGATCGGCCATGCCATCAAGCATACCCCCTCTGCTTTTAACAGCCAGAGCTCAAAGGTCGTTTTACTCTTTGGCGAGCAACATGACAAACTCTGGGATATCGTAATGGAGACACTGCGCAAGAAGGTGCCGGCAAACAAATTCCAGCCGACCGAAGACAAGGTAAACAGCTTTAAAGCCGGCCACGGAACCGTCCTGTACTTTATTGACGATACCGTTACAGACAGCCTGGTCGAACAATTCCCACTATATGCAGATAACTTCCCAGTATGGGCAGAACAGGCCAACGGCATGCTTCAGTTCTCAGTATGGAATTCCCTGGAAATTGAAGGCCTCGGCGCAAACCTTCAGCACTATAATCCGCTCATCGACGAAGCTGTCAAAAAAGAATGGAAGCTTCCGGACGCCTGGCGTTTAAGAGCACAGATGCCTTTTGGCGAACCCACTGCCATGCCTGGCGATAAGGACTTCCAACCTCTGTCTGAACGCTTAAAAGTTTTCTATTAA
- the pyrE gene encoding orotate phosphoribosyltransferase, with protein MGYKEDFIDFMVRSGVLTFGDFVTKSGRKTPYFINTGNYKTAEQISKLGEYYAACIGENIGEMDFMYGPAYKGIPLVITSAVSLYRDHGVNIPYCFNRKEAKDHGEGGSIIGYKPQDGDKAIIIEDVITAGSSVRESVPLLKGLADVDITALIISVDRMEKGNNDKSAIQEVKEAFGITTYPIVTVRDIIAHLYNYEIDGKIVIDDEMKRRMEDHLDKNGI; from the coding sequence ATGGGTTACAAAGAAGACTTTATCGATTTTATGGTGCGCTCCGGCGTCTTGACCTTTGGCGATTTCGTGACCAAAAGCGGCCGTAAAACACCTTATTTCATCAATACCGGCAACTATAAAACAGCTGAACAGATTTCAAAGCTGGGCGAATACTACGCGGCCTGCATCGGGGAAAACATCGGGGAAATGGATTTTATGTACGGTCCTGCCTACAAGGGTATTCCGCTCGTCATTACTTCCGCCGTTTCCCTTTACAGAGACCACGGCGTCAACATTCCCTACTGCTTTAACCGCAAGGAAGCCAAGGACCACGGCGAAGGCGGCAGCATTATCGGCTACAAGCCCCAGGACGGCGATAAGGCCATCATCATCGAGGATGTCATCACTGCCGGCTCCTCAGTCCGCGAGAGTGTACCGCTGCTCAAGGGCCTTGCCGATGTCGACATAACCGCGCTCATCATTTCCGTTGACCGGATGGAAAAGGGCAACAATGACAAGAGCGCAATCCAGGAAGTCAAGGAAGCGTTTGGTATCACCACTTACCCCATTGTAACTGTACGCGATATTATCGCTCATCTTTACAACTACGAAATTGACGGAAAAATCGTGATTGATGACGAAATGAAAAGACGCATGGAAGATCATCTTGATAAAAACGGTATTTAA
- a CDS encoding methionine ABC transporter ATP-binding protein: METPINEQAQPIIEIRSLGKTFHTKSGDVKALDDINITIHKGDIFGIIGMSGAGKSTLVRCMNLLEKPTEGSVLVDGEDISEISEKDLRKVRYSMGMIFQQFNLLEQRTAEKNILFALEIAGYDKSKAKGRAAELLELVGLSDRAQSYPSQLSGGQKQRVAIARALANNPKVLLCDEATSALDPTTTRSILTLLKDINKRLGITIVVITHEMSVVEEICSHVAIIDKSHIAEQGSVEEIFTNPKTAIARRMIFPDGENLTGHVGQNCCRIVFDGSSSYDPVVARMILECKALVNIMYADMKNIDGIARGQMVIQLPEDSTTASKVLNYLRSNGLTVEEVPDYVG, translated from the coding sequence ATGGAAACACCAATAAACGAACAGGCGCAGCCCATCATTGAGATCCGGTCTTTGGGAAAAACCTTCCATACAAAAAGTGGCGATGTGAAGGCTCTGGATGATATTAATATCACCATTCATAAAGGCGATATTTTTGGAATCATCGGTATGAGCGGCGCTGGAAAAAGCACGCTTGTGCGCTGTATGAACCTGCTGGAAAAACCAACGGAGGGCAGCGTTTTAGTCGACGGTGAGGATATTTCGGAAATATCGGAAAAGGATCTTCGGAAAGTACGTTATTCCATGGGGATGATCTTTCAGCAGTTCAACCTTTTGGAACAGCGGACTGCCGAAAAAAATATTTTATTTGCGCTTGAAATCGCGGGGTATGACAAGTCCAAGGCCAAAGGGCGCGCGGCGGAGCTTTTAGAGCTCGTCGGCCTCAGCGACCGGGCGCAGTCCTATCCTTCCCAGCTGTCTGGCGGGCAGAAGCAGCGTGTCGCTATCGCGCGTGCGCTGGCCAACAACCCGAAGGTACTGCTGTGTGACGAAGCCACCTCAGCCCTTGATCCCACCACCACACGGTCGATTCTTACGCTTCTAAAGGATATCAACAAACGTCTGGGCATTACCATTGTGGTGATCACCCATGAGATGAGCGTGGTGGAGGAAATATGCAGCCATGTGGCCATTATTGATAAGAGCCATATTGCTGAACAGGGAAGTGTGGAGGAGATTTTCACCAATCCCAAAACAGCCATTGCGAGAAGAATGATCTTTCCGGATGGCGAAAACCTCACTGGCCACGTCGGTCAAAATTGCTGCCGTATTGTTTTTGACGGAAGCTCCTCCTACGACCCGGTAGTGGCTAGGATGATTCTGGAATGTAAGGCGCTGGTCAACATTATGTATGCGGATATGAAAAATATCGACGGCATTGCCCGCGGGCAGATGGTCATTCAGCTGCCTGAGGACAGCACAACTGCCAGCAAGGTGCTAAACTATCTGAGATCCAATGGATTGACTGTGGAGGAGGTGCCGGACTATGTGGGATAG
- a CDS encoding methionine ABC transporter permease, which produces MWDSTMISMIWWGLLQTLYMTLASTLISYVLGIPMGVILVACDKDGVKPLPIVHKILDIIVNITRSIPFLILLIAVIPITRFITGTTIGSNATIVPLVMAAAPFIARMVESSLREVDKGLIEASLSMGASPFQVICKVLLPEAKPSLIVGAAISTTTILGYSAMAGIVGGGGLGDIAIRYGYYRYENGVMIVTVVLLVLVVQVFQEIGMKIAEKQDKRK; this is translated from the coding sequence ATGTGGGATAGCACAATGATCAGTATGATCTGGTGGGGGCTGCTTCAGACCCTGTATATGACCCTGGCGTCAACCTTGATTTCTTATGTGCTGGGAATCCCGATGGGGGTTATTCTGGTGGCCTGTGACAAGGACGGTGTCAAGCCGCTGCCCATTGTTCATAAAATTTTAGACATTATCGTTAATATTACCCGTTCCATTCCGTTTTTAATCCTGCTGATCGCGGTTATCCCGATCACGCGCTTTATTACCGGTACCACCATCGGCTCCAACGCGACCATTGTGCCGCTGGTTATGGCGGCCGCGCCGTTTATCGCGCGTATGGTGGAATCCTCACTCCGTGAGGTGGATAAGGGATTGATTGAGGCATCGCTTTCGATGGGAGCCAGCCCCTTTCAGGTGATCTGCAAAGTGCTTCTGCCGGAAGCCAAGCCTTCGCTGATTGTGGGCGCGGCTATTTCAACCACCACCATTCTGGGCTACTCAGCCATGGCTGGTATTGTGGGCGGCGGCGGCCTCGGTGATATCGCCATTCGTTACGGGTATTACCGCTACGAAAACGGCGTGATGATTGTGACTGTTGTACTGCTGGTTCTGGTGGTTCAGGTATTCCAGGAAATTGGAATGAAGATCGCTGAAAAGCAGGATAAGAGAAAATAA
- a CDS encoding MetQ/NlpA family ABC transporter substrate-binding protein, whose protein sequence is MKLKKVLSVLVALGLVTVMAAGCSSSGGGSASGSDDKTIVVGASPTPHAEILKAAENVLKEKGYTLEIKEFTDYVQPNMTLENKELDANYFQHKPYLDDFNQKNNTKLVSAGAIHYEPLGLYAGKTKALADLKDGATIAVPNDTTNEARALLLLETNGLIKLNPDAGLAATPKDITENPKNLNIQELEAAQLGRSLQDVDMAVINGNYALQADLKVSDALAKEEKDSVAAQTYANVVAVREGDENSDKTKALMEALKSDDVKKFIEDTYQGSVVSIF, encoded by the coding sequence ATGAAATTAAAAAAAGTATTATCTGTACTGGTAGCGTTAGGCCTTGTGACGGTTATGGCCGCAGGCTGCAGTTCTTCCGGCGGAGGATCAGCCTCTGGCTCGGATGATAAAACCATCGTGGTGGGCGCATCGCCGACCCCTCATGCTGAAATTTTAAAAGCAGCTGAAAATGTTCTGAAGGAAAAGGGCTATACCCTTGAAATCAAGGAATTTACCGATTACGTACAACCGAATATGACCCTTGAAAATAAAGAGCTGGATGCCAATTACTTCCAGCACAAGCCGTATCTGGATGATTTTAATCAGAAAAACAACACAAAGCTGGTATCAGCAGGAGCCATTCATTATGAACCATTGGGATTATATGCAGGCAAAACCAAAGCGCTTGCAGACCTGAAAGATGGTGCCACCATTGCAGTTCCAAATGATACAACCAATGAAGCGCGTGCTTTATTGCTGCTTGAAACCAATGGGTTAATCAAATTGAACCCGGATGCCGGCTTAGCCGCCACGCCAAAAGACATCACTGAAAATCCGAAGAACCTGAACATTCAGGAACTCGAAGCCGCACAGTTGGGCCGCTCCTTACAGGATGTCGATATGGCTGTCATCAACGGTAACTATGCATTGCAGGCAGATCTGAAGGTCTCTGATGCGCTGGCAAAAGAAGAAAAAGATTCTGTTGCCGCCCAGACCTACGCCAATGTTGTGGCAGTCCGCGAAGGCGATGAAAACTCTGACAAAACCAAAGCCTTAATGGAAGCCTTAAAGAGCGACGATGTGAAAAAATTCATCGAAGATACTTACCAGGGTTCTGTTGTATCAATTTTTTAA
- a CDS encoding shikimate dehydrogenase has translation MIEITGTTQLICLLGSPVAHSVSPAMHNMAFSLLGLDYAYLAFEAGETQLAEAVKGLKLLKARGWNLTMPNKTKMCELVDELSPASQLMEAVNTVVNDEGVLKGYTTDGSGYMRMLREYDVDVIHKKMVLAGAGGAARAIAIQAALDGVAEIVIFNRSLDKAVKIADDINSHTDCSASAYSIADTAQLSRALEDAALFTNATQIGMEPNPGQSVIEDKGLLRPGLVVSDIVYNPRKTKLLKMAEEQGCKTVGGLGMLLWQGADAFKLWTGHEMPVYDVQNKYFK, from the coding sequence ATGATAGAGATTACAGGAACAACACAATTGATTTGTCTGCTGGGAAGCCCTGTGGCCCACAGCGTGTCGCCGGCAATGCACAATATGGCCTTTTCACTTTTGGGGTTGGATTATGCCTACCTTGCCTTTGAGGCTGGCGAGACGCAGCTGGCAGAAGCTGTAAAGGGGCTGAAGCTTCTAAAAGCAAGGGGCTGGAACCTGACCATGCCAAACAAGACAAAAATGTGTGAGCTGGTCGATGAGCTCTCGCCGGCTTCACAGCTCATGGAGGCTGTAAACACTGTCGTCAACGACGAGGGCGTTTTAAAAGGCTATACAACCGACGGCAGTGGCTATATGCGGATGCTGCGTGAATATGATGTGGATGTTATCCATAAAAAGATGGTGCTCGCCGGAGCCGGCGGCGCGGCCCGGGCCATTGCCATACAGGCGGCGCTGGACGGTGTGGCAGAAATTGTGATCTTCAACCGAAGTCTGGATAAGGCAGTTAAAATTGCTGATGATATCAACAGTCATACAGACTGTTCGGCCTCGGCCTACAGTATTGCCGATACAGCCCAGCTTAGCAGAGCGCTAGAGGACGCCGCCTTATTTACCAATGCTACCCAGATTGGCATGGAGCCAAATCCTGGCCAGTCGGTAATTGAGGACAAAGGCCTGCTGCGCCCTGGTCTTGTGGTATCAGACATTGTTTACAACCCGAGAAAAACAAAGCTTTTAAAAATGGCTGAGGAACAGGGCTGTAAGACGGTTGGAGGCCTGGGTATGCTGCTCTGGCAGGGAGCAGATGCCTTTAAACTGTGGACCGGTCACGAAATGCCGGTATATGACGTCCAAAATAAATATTTTAAATAA
- a CDS encoding HDIG domain-containing metalloprotein, translating into MSKSLTRDEALELLKEYNESDALVKHGLAVEGVMRHFARKYGEDEEKWGIVGLLHDLDYEKYPDQHCVKVQEIMQERDIDPEIIRAVASHGYGICVDIEPQSQMEKVLYTIDELTGLVNATAIMRPSKSVLDLETKSVKKKFKSKGFAAGVDREIIKKGCERLEMDLGDVIEEVILGMREVCDAIDLRGDVEI; encoded by the coding sequence ATGTCAAAATCTTTAACCCGCGATGAAGCCCTGGAGCTTCTGAAGGAATACAATGAGAGCGATGCTCTGGTAAAGCATGGCCTGGCTGTGGAAGGTGTTATGCGTCATTTCGCCCGTAAATACGGTGAGGACGAAGAAAAATGGGGAATCGTTGGACTCCTGCATGACCTGGATTATGAAAAGTATCCGGATCAGCACTGTGTAAAGGTTCAGGAAATTATGCAGGAGCGCGACATCGACCCTGAAATCATCCGTGCAGTGGCCAGCCATGGTTATGGGATCTGTGTGGATATTGAGCCCCAGTCCCAGATGGAGAAGGTTCTCTACACCATTGATGAGCTGACGGGTCTGGTCAATGCTACCGCCATTATGCGGCCATCTAAAAGCGTGCTGGATCTGGAGACCAAGTCAGTTAAAAAGAAATTTAAGAGCAAAGGATTTGCCGCTGGTGTAGACCGTGAGATCATTAAAAAGGGCTGCGAACGCCTGGAGATGGATTTGGGAGATGTCATTGAGGAAGTTATCCTTGGGATGCGTGAGGTCTGCGATGCCATTGATCTCAGAGGCGATGTCGAAATTTAA
- the cobT gene encoding nicotinate-nucleotide--dimethylbenzimidazole phosphoribosyltransferase: MSLLQETLDKIQKIDETAKKKSRERIDILLKPVGSLGVLENIAEQLSAITGEVIPDIEKKAVLCFAGDHGVCDEGVSAAPQVFTELMTPMIAAYRTGVGVLSRLAGADVFVYDVGMIPDLPADCDAVDKKIRRGTANMRKEPAMTREEAVKALEIGIEAANEAIEKGYKVLGTGEMGIGNTTPSTAIFAVLGDVDPEKITGVGANLSEDLTKNKAQVIRDAIALNQPDKNDPVDILSKVGGLEIAAMTGVMLAGAANHVPVVVDGYISTASAAIAIALKPEVKDYLICSHASDEKGAKFGSELLNFAPFLHMDMRLGEGSGAALAFYLLDAAVAMNRDMATYADVNMDVV, translated from the coding sequence ATGAGTTTATTACAGGAAACCTTGGATAAAATCCAGAAAATTGATGAAACGGCCAAAAAGAAGTCAAGAGAACGCATCGACATTCTTTTAAAACCAGTGGGAAGTCTGGGTGTGCTGGAAAATATTGCTGAACAGCTCTCTGCCATTACCGGAGAAGTAATCCCGGATATTGAGAAAAAGGCAGTACTCTGCTTTGCAGGCGACCATGGCGTGTGTGACGAAGGTGTGTCGGCCGCTCCGCAGGTGTTTACAGAACTGATGACCCCGATGATCGCGGCTTACAGAACAGGCGTCGGCGTGCTCAGCCGCCTGGCGGGTGCCGATGTTTTTGTCTATGATGTCGGCATGATTCCAGACCTTCCGGCAGACTGTGATGCTGTGGATAAGAAAATCCGCCGCGGCACCGCCAACATGCGCAAGGAACCCGCAATGACCCGTGAAGAAGCGGTTAAGGCGCTGGAAATTGGTATTGAGGCCGCTAATGAAGCCATCGAAAAAGGCTATAAGGTCCTGGGAACAGGCGAAATGGGCATTGGAAACACAACTCCAAGCACCGCGATTTTTGCTGTTTTAGGCGATGTTGATCCAGAGAAAATTACCGGTGTCGGCGCTAACCTTTCAGAAGACCTGACAAAGAACAAAGCACAGGTTATCCGCGACGCCATCGCTTTAAACCAACCGGACAAAAACGACCCTGTCGATATCTTATCAAAGGTCGGCGGCCTGGAAATCGCGGCCATGACAGGCGTCATGCTCGCAGGCGCAGCCAATCATGTGCCGGTTGTGGTCGACGGCTATATTTCGACTGCATCCGCAGCCATCGCTATTGCTCTGAAACCAGAGGTCAAGGATTATCTGATCTGTTCACACGCTTCTGATGAAAAAGGCGCAAAATTTGGTTCGGAGTTATTGAATTTCGCACCGTTTTTACATATGGATATGCGCTTGGGCGAAGGCAGTGGGGCTGCGCTGGCCTTTTATCTGTTGGATGCCGCAGTTGCCATGAACCGTGATATGGCCACCTATGCAGATGTCAATATGGACGTTGTTTGA
- a CDS encoding ACT domain-containing protein, whose product MIRQVSVFIQNREGRLSEMLKVLKAEDVNIRSLTIAETADYGVVRLILQNTDKGLDALREAHIMANETNVMAVEIPDRPGGMSDMVELLTECGINIEYAYSFLPQNTSNAIIIFKIDEDDVEKVREAFDRELHANLLESDELLMK is encoded by the coding sequence ATGATCAGACAGGTATCTGTATTTATACAAAACAGAGAAGGCCGCCTGAGCGAAATGCTCAAGGTATTAAAGGCAGAAGATGTAAATATCCGTTCCTTAACCATAGCGGAAACCGCCGATTACGGCGTTGTCCGCCTAATTTTACAGAATACGGATAAAGGGTTGGACGCACTTAGAGAAGCGCATATTATGGCGAATGAAACAAATGTTATGGCGGTTGAGATTCCAGACCGTCCAGGCGGAATGAGCGATATGGTCGAGCTGCTGACAGAATGCGGCATTAATATCGAATATGCTTATTCCTTCCTGCCGCAGAACACCTCTAACGCCATCATTATTTTTAAAATTGATGAGGATGACGTTGAAAAGGTACGGGAAGCCTTTGACAGGGAACTCCATGCCAATCTTTTGGAGAGCGATGAACTGCTCATGAAATAA
- a CDS encoding TetR/AcrR family transcriptional regulator — MVAKSKKGTLTKQNIINAAKQLFYENGYNKTGIQDIADYANVKLGTITYYFKKKDDMISDIYNTFFMALYDYVSEASEKDLNLYTKYCFTLVLYYNAILSDPHNTLLYYEVLVKNVDNGGRLSITKTLNRSCLDFLNKSYTDEDLDVIAMAEFGSRKELFINYYEREIEFGKDQMCFYFVKTLFRLMDLDGDMIQNTINQAFEFLRSKNPEHIRFLV, encoded by the coding sequence ATGGTAGCTAAATCAAAAAAAGGGACGCTCACCAAACAGAACATTATTAATGCAGCCAAGCAGCTTTTTTATGAAAATGGCTATAATAAAACAGGTATCCAGGATATAGCGGATTACGCTAATGTAAAGCTGGGAACAATCACATATTACTTTAAGAAAAAAGATGATATGATTTCTGATATTTACAATACCTTTTTTATGGCGCTCTATGATTATGTTTCTGAAGCGTCAGAAAAGGACTTGAACCTTTACACCAAGTATTGCTTTACACTGGTGCTGTATTACAATGCGATTCTATCCGACCCCCACAATACTTTGCTGTATTACGAGGTGCTGGTTAAAAACGTGGATAATGGCGGACGCCTGTCCATCACAAAAACGCTTAACCGCTCATGCCTTGATTTTTTAAACAAATCCTATACAGACGAGGACCTGGATGTTATTGCAATGGCTGAGTTTGGTTCCCGTAAAGAACTGTTCATCAATTACTATGAACGTGAGATTGAATTTGGAAAAGACCAGATGTGTTTTTATTTTGTAAAAACACTTTTCAGACTGATGGATCTGGACGGAGATATGATCCAGAACACCATCAATCAGGCCTTTGAGTTTCTAAGAAGTAAAAATCCGGAGCACATCCGGTTTCTGGTGTAA